The sequence CGACCGCATCCTCGTCCCGATCCCGTGGGTGGGCCTCGAAACCCTGCGCCAGCACCTCACCCGCTACCTCCAGGACGTGCTCGATGCCTACGGCAAGCCACTCCACAATTCCTGCGTCGATCGCGTGTTCGATGCCATCCGGTTCCGCGGCTACCTCGATTTCGGCAACCTGCCGGAGGACCTCCAGCGCCAGGTGATCCACCGCCTGATGGCCGGCGGCGACCGCGACGCCCTGCAGGTCGAGATCGGCGGCACGGTCAAACCGCTCGCCCCGTGGCTGGAGGAAACCCTCTCCCACCGCGAACCCACCGCCACCCCGGACCAGCTCGCGCAATACTCGCCCGATGCCTACCGGGAGCGCCTGGTCGCCCTCTATTCGGAATTGGAAGCCACCCAGCCCGGTGCTCCCACCTTCCTGCCGAAGCACCTGGTACTCGATGAGTATCTGAGACCGGAGAACTTCAATTTCCTGCTCACCTGAGATGCGGCGGACACCCGCCTTCATCCCGTCCGGAATACCACCGCGCTTGAACGCCCTGCCGGGCATCAAGGCGGTGGTGTTCGACGTTTACGGCACCCTGTTGCTGGGCGGTGGGCCGGTGCACCCCGATCCGGAAGCCGATGAAGCGCTGGCCGTGTTCCTCTCCACACACGGACTCCCCTTCACCGGCTCCATCACCACGGCCCTGGCGGATGCGGTCAAACGATCGCACGCGGCCTCGGCCGCCACGTTTCCCGAGGTCGATCTCCACGCCCTCTGGTCCGAAGTGCTCCAGCGGGACATCGACTCCCCAGTGTTCATCGCCCTGGAGGACATCCGCCAGCCGGTAGCGCTGATGCCTCATGCCAGCGAGACCTTGTCGGCACTCTCCCACCTGCCGCTTGGCCTGATTTCGAACGCGCAGGCCAATACCCTTCCCGTGCTGGAACGGCTAACCGGTCTCCAGCCGTTCGAGGACGACCTCTGCATACTCTCCCACCGCCACGGTGAGGCGAAGCCCTCGCCCGCTCTCTTCGATTCCCTCGCTGCAGCTCTCGCCCTACGGGGCATCGCCCCATCGGAAACCGTCATCGTCGGAAACGATCCCCGCCACGACATCGTTCCCGCCCGAGCGCGTGGCTTCCGAACCGCGCTGACCGTGGCGGACCGGGATTCCCTTCGAGACGGCGGCACCGATGCAGCGGATGCCGTCATCGCCGACCTGCGGCAGCTCATCTCCCTAATGTAATCGAAAGCTCTGCTTTCGAATCGTCTCCGCCAGCTCCAGTTGGCGGTGGAGGTCAGGCCAAACGATCTCGCCCCTCAAAGAGGGAAAGCCGGAGCTTCCCCCTACATTCTGAAAGCGGAGCTTTCAGCCACATCCGAATCCCCGAAACGCAAAAAGCCCGCCTTTCGGCGGGCTTGTTTGTTCGATCGGAATGGCGGAGCGGACGGGGCTCGAACCCGCGACCTCCAACGTGACAGGCTGGCGCTCTAACCAACTGAGCTACCGCTCCAAGGCCTTCCGTTCGGACGGGCGGAAACTAGTACGCCGCCACGCCGTGTGCAACCCATAAAATCACGAAGTACGAGATTTATCGTAGAAACAAGAAGGCCCGCCGTGATGGCGGGCCTTGCTTTACTCGAACGGACTGGCGGAGCGGACGGGGCTCGAACCCGCGACCTCCAACGTGACAGGCTGGCGCTCTAACCAACTGAGCTACCGCTCCAGAGCCGCCCGTTCGGGGTGCGCGGAAGCTATTGGGACCGGCCCCGCCGCGCAACCTGAAAATGACGGTTTTGTGATTTTTTTTCGCGGGTCAGGAGAGCGCTTCCACGGCAGCTTCCAAAGACGCCAGATCCTCAACGGAATACACCTTCGCGTCCTTGTCGATCTTCGCCACCAGGCCGGCGAGCACCTTGCCGGGCCCGATTTCCACGAAGGTGGTGTGGCCCTGGGAACGCAGGAGCTGGATCGATTCCGTCCAGCGGACCGAGCCCGTCACCTGCTTCTCCAGGTTCCCGCGGATCTCGTCCGGGCTGGAAACCACCGAGGCTCCGAAGTTGCAAACCACCGGCACGGCGGGCGACTGGATCGCCGCCCCGGCAAGCTCCGCGGCCAGCTTGTCCTGCGCGCTCTGCATCAGGCGGGAGTGGTAGGCACCGGCCACGTTCAGCTTGATCGCGCGGCGGATGCCGAAATCCTTCGCCTTCGCCACCACGGCGTCGATCCCAGCCACCGAGCCGGACAGCACGATCTGGCCCGGCGCGTTCAGGTTCGCCACGTCGACATCGCACTCGGCCGCGAGCGCGCGGATCTGCTCCTCCTCACCGCCGATCAGGGCAGCCATCGAGCCTTCCGTGGCCTGGCAGGCTTCCTCCATGAACAGGCCGCGGCGCGCGACCAGCTTCAGGCCGTCCTCGAACGAGAACGTGCCCGCCGCCGCATGGGCGGTGAATTCACCGAGCGAGAGGCCCGCGGCCGCCACGATTTCCAGGTTCGGCACGCGATCCTTCAGCAGCGCCAGGCCGATCAGGCCGTGCAAATACAGCGCCGGCTGGCAGCGCGAGGTCTTGGTCAGTTCCTCCTCCGGCCCCTCGAACATCACTTCGGACAGCGGGAATCCCAGCGCGGCATCCGCCTTCACGACCAGCGACCGGGCCGTGGCGGAGTTCTCGAACCAATCCTTGGCCATGCCCACTTTCTGGGCTCCCTGGCCGGAAAACAGCAGAACGATCTTGCTCATGTGGAGGGGGTTCTAAGCCCCAACCAACCCGCGAAGCAAGTGCGCAGCCTCCCGTGACCGGGACTCGAGCAGCTCCCCACCCCGCCGCATCGATTCCTCCACCGGCAGGCCGTAGCCCGCCAGATCGTACATCCCATCGAAGAACGGAGCCGCCACCGGCAGCGCCCGTCCCGCGAACGCCACCACCGGCTTGCCCAGCTCCCGGGCCATTTTCGCGACCCCCGCCGGGCCCTTACCGCCCAAGGTTTGCTCGTCCAGCGAGCCCTCGCCGGTGATCACCAGGTCGGTCCCGGCCAGCCGCTCCTTCAGACCAAGCGCGTCCGCCACCAGATCGAAGCCCGAAACCAGCCGCGCCCCGGCGAACCTCAGCAGGCCGAATCCCAGGCCACCCGCGGCCCCAGCCCCCGGCGTGACCGACTCCGCCTGTCCCCCGCTCACCGCGACCAACCGGGCCAGCACGCCATCGAGAAACGCCACGTCTTCCGGCGAAGCCCCCTTCTGGGGGCCAAACACCGCCGAAGCCCCCCGCTCTCCAAGCAGCGGATGATCCACATCACAGGCCACCAGAATCTCCGGCAGCACGATCCGCCCAGCCCCGTCGACCGCGGCCAGACGTTCCAAATTCGCCGGAACCGGCACCAATTCGGCACCCTCCGCATCGAGAAAACGAACGCCCAGCGCCGCCGCCATGCCCGCGCCGCCGTCATTGGTTGCACTCCCGCCGAGCCCCACGAGCAGACGTGTCGCGCCGGAAACCTCCACCGCGTGCCGCATCAGCTCACCGGTGCCGAAGGTCGAGGTGATCCGCGGATTCCGCTCGGCAGGCGTGATCCGCCACATCCCGCTGGCCTCCGCCATTTCGATCACCGCGGTCGGCACGCCCTGCACCTGGATCATCCCGTAGCTGCCGGTGATTTCTCGGCCCAGAGGGTC comes from Luteolibacter sp. LG18 and encodes:
- a CDS encoding HAD family hydrolase produces the protein MNALPGIKAVVFDVYGTLLLGGGPVHPDPEADEALAVFLSTHGLPFTGSITTALADAVKRSHAASAATFPEVDLHALWSEVLQRDIDSPVFIALEDIRQPVALMPHASETLSALSHLPLGLISNAQANTLPVLERLTGLQPFEDDLCILSHRHGEAKPSPALFDSLAAALALRGIAPSETVIVGNDPRHDIVPARARGFRTALTVADRDSLRDGGTDAADAVIADLRQLISLM
- the fabD gene encoding ACP S-malonyltransferase encodes the protein MSKIVLLFSGQGAQKVGMAKDWFENSATARSLVVKADAALGFPLSEVMFEGPEEELTKTSRCQPALYLHGLIGLALLKDRVPNLEIVAAAGLSLGEFTAHAAAGTFSFEDGLKLVARRGLFMEEACQATEGSMAALIGGEEEQIRALAAECDVDVANLNAPGQIVLSGSVAGIDAVVAKAKDFGIRRAIKLNVAGAYHSRLMQSAQDKLAAELAGAAIQSPAVPVVCNFGASVVSSPDEIRGNLEKQVTGSVRWTESIQLLRSQGHTTFVEIGPGKVLAGLVAKIDKDAKVYSVEDLASLEAAVEALS
- a CDS encoding glycerate kinase, which codes for MHVVIACDKFKGSLSALEACQAIQRGLGAGVEAELCPIADGGEGFVDAMVTALGGVKVEAFVHDPLGREITGSYGMIQVQGVPTAVIEMAEASGMWRITPAERNPRITSTFGTGELMRHAVEVSGATRLLVGLGGSATNDGGAGMAAALGVRFLDAEGAELVPVPANLERLAAVDGAGRIVLPEILVACDVDHPLLGERGASAVFGPQKGASPEDVAFLDGVLARLVAVSGGQAESVTPGAGAAGGLGFGLLRFAGARLVSGFDLVADALGLKERLAGTDLVITGEGSLDEQTLGGKGPAGVAKMARELGKPVVAFAGRALPVAAPFFDGMYDLAGYGLPVEESMRRGGELLESRSREAAHLLRGLVGA